The Pyrenophora tritici-repentis strain M4 chromosome 3, whole genome shotgun sequence genome has a window encoding:
- a CDS encoding pectate lyase precursor, whose amino-acid sequence MKFSLAVIAAITGFATAGPAAPAPNEIFSLAKRASLPIPASKGSVTYKKAQEVSGTFDGGMKTYGRGVSCTGQAEGGNADAVFLVKNGGTLKNAIIGKDQIEGIHCEGSCTIENVWWVDVCEDALTLKGDGNAMIKGGGAQSASDKVIQHNGQGTVTIDGFTVVDFGKLYRACGNCKKSVPRSVVVKNVKAYNGKVLTGINPNFGGTSTITNTCATNVKTICEEFKGTKPGSEPQSVSKGPSNYCKYTASAIKSC is encoded by the exons ATGAAGTTCTCTCTCGCCGTCATTGCTGCCATCACTGGCTTCGCCACCGCCGGTCCTGCTGCCCCCgctcccaacgagatcttCTCCCTTGCCAAGCGCGCATCTCTTCCCATCCCGGCGTCAAAGGGCTCTGTTACCTACAAGAAGGCCCAAGAGGTCAGCGGGACTTTCGATGGTGGCATGAAGACCTATGGCCGTGGTGTAAGCTGCACCGGCCAAGCCGAAGGCGGAAATGCCGATGCTGTCTTCCTTGTTAAGAACGGCGGTACCCTCAAGAACGCCATCATCGGAAAGGACCAGATCGAGGGTATCCACTGCGAGGGATCATGCACCATCGAGAACGTTTGGTGGGTTGACGTCTGCGAGGATGCTCTTACCCTCAAGGGAGATGGCAACGCCATGATCAAGGGCGGAGGTGCTCAGTCTGCTTCAGACAAGGTCATCCAGCACAACGGCCAAGGCACAGTCACCATTGATGGCTTTACTGTAGTGGACTTTGGCAAGCTCTACCGTGCTTGCGGCAACTGCAAGAAGAGCGTGCCGCGCTCCGTCGTCGTTAAGAACGTCAAGGCTTACAACG GTAAGGTCCTGACTGGCATCAACCCCAACTTCGGAGGTACCTCCACTATCACCAACACCTGCGCCACCAACGTAAAAACTATCTGCGAGGAGTTTAAGGGTACCAAGCCCGGCTCTGAGCCCCAGTCCGTCTCCAAGGGTCCTTCCAACTACTGCAAGTACACTGCTTCGGCCATCAAGTCTTGCTAG
- a CDS encoding Fungal-trans-2 multi-domain protein, whose protein sequence is MVYRGRPSTGCKKCRERKIKCDERPGGCIKCAERKYQCPGYDRNVDAIFHDETAHVQAKAKRSKAKAIAALDAQSPRDPRETYLQIMAKQVPQIGMTATLIDQGLSFFMSYYCTGIDQPPVQSDAFQKHLSTHGFHPLVATSMTALGIAGVANLHMDPGLKREATRWYLNAIKMINKALSCPSDAKSDSTLTSVNLLGVFEATFNDSTLEGWSNHVDGAASLIRLRGMEQFKTPAGMRMYLHTVGLLTMNCMGKNISLPQYIHDFNTEVIKHVDRDDPRNRFFFLHIRTIDLRARILSKETFSLTEIIESALELDTVAADIFKDQGPEWTYDVIRCAKREDVFEDFYHVYPTATTAQTWNWVRYNRIYFHDIIRNGILAGFAATPPTLVGCKYHKQLEISTRTLYKLQSDIIASMPQFLHDVPGVVPNTTTDRMGDAPVHVPTSGEPRPSSTPSGGYQTVLKSLDRNFRGDAISTFGSLVGNGSTESRLPIVRVAGGYSTVWALYVAAVMQTASPESQDFVHNCMTRIVREFGINQAKVLSDALLVKRRLANEGAVGLSICPQYLPPSGGPYIPSPGIESEIVEITEEWPQTQIYDFQ, encoded by the exons ATGGTGTATCGAGGGCGACCCTCGACGGGTTGCAAGAAATGTCGCGAACGAAAAATCAAA TGCGACGAACGGCCTGGTGGCTGCATTAAATGTGCAGAAAGGAAATACCAATGCCCAGGATACGATCGAAACGTAGACGCTATCTTTCACGATGAGACTGCACATGTTCAAGCAAAAGCAAAGCGATCTAAAGCAAAAGCTATTGCAGCTCTTGATGCACAGAGTCCACGCGATCCGCGAGAAACATATCTCCAGATCATGGCCAAACAAGTTCCGCAGATAGGGATGACGGCGACACTTATCGACCAGGGCTTGTCTTTCTTCATGTCCTACTACTGCACTGGTATAGACCAGCCTCCTGTACAATCGGACGCTTTCCAAAAGCATCTCTCTACACACGGCTTCCATCCACTTGTCGCCACGTCCATGACAGCCCTGGGTATCGCTGGAGTTGCAAACCTGCATATGGATCCAGGGCTCAAGCGCGAGGCCACACGATGGTACCTAAATGCCATCAAGATGATCAACAAGGCGCTTTCGTGTCCTAGTGATGCCAAATCAGACAGCACCCTTACCTCCGTGAACCTCCTCGGGGTGTTCGAGGCTACATTTAACGACAGTACGTTGGAAGGCTGGAGTAATCACGTCGATGGTGCCGCCTCTCTCATTAGGTTGCGTGGCATGGAACAATTCAAAACTCCGGCTGGGATGCGCATGTATCTCCATACAGTTGGGCTCCTCACTATGAACTGCATGGGGAAAAATATCTCTCTTCCACAGTATATACACGATTTTAATACGGAAGTGATAAAGCACGTGGATAGAGACGACCCTAGGAATCGCTTCTTTTTTCTCCATATCAGAACCATCGACCTGCGAGCTCGAATACTGAGCAAAGAAACATTCTCGTTGACGGAAATCATAGAGTCGGCCCTTGAGCTGGATACTGTTGCAGCCGATATATTCAAAGACCAAGGGCCAGAATGGACTTACGATGTGATCCGTTGTGCGAAACGAGAAGACGTATTTGAAGACTTTTACCATGTCTACCCGACCGCTACGACAGCTCAGACATGGAACTGGGTGCGTTACAACAGAATCTACTTCCACGACATCATTCGAAATGGTATCTTGGCAGGCTTCGCAGCCACTCCACCGACGCTCGTTGGATGCAAGTATCACAAGCAGCTAGAGATCAGCACACGTACACTATACAAGCTGCAGTCCGACATTATAGCAAGTATGCCGCAGTTCTTGCACGACGTTCCCGGTGTTGTACCGAATACGACAACGGACCGGATGGGTGACGCACCTGTACATGTGCCCACTTCCGGGGAACCAAGACCATCTTCCACACCGTCTGGAGGCTATCAGACCGTCCTCAAATCACTCGATCGGAACTTCCGCGGTGACGCAATCAGTACCTTTGGAAGTCTTGTTGGAAATGGATCGACAGAGTCTCGGCTTCCCATTGTTCGTGTCGCAGGCGGCTATTCCACCGTATGGGCACTCTATGTCGCCGCCGTTATGCAAACAGCCTCGCCTGAAAGTCAAGACTTTGTGCACAACTGTATGACGCGCATCGTGCGAGAATTCGGCATCAATCAAGCAAAGGTGCTGTCAGATGCGCTCTTGGTCAAGAGGCGATTGGCGAATGAAGGCGCTGTAGGGCTTAGCATTTGTCCGCAGTACCTTCCTCCATCTGGGGGGCCATATATTCCCTCTCCAGGGATAGAGAGTGAA ATTGTCGAAATTACCGAAGAGTGGCCGCAGACACAGATCTACGATTTCCAGTGA